ACGGAGTTCGGAACCGTTTATCGTTACGAGCAGTCCGGCGAGTTAAATGGCCTGATTCGCGTTCGTGGCTTTACACAAGACGATTCACATATTTATTGCCGCCAGGATCAGTTGGTGGATGAAATTTGCAAGGCGATCGACCTCACGCAATTTGTTTTCAAAACACTAGGTTTTGCCGAAGTGCAAACACGGCTTTCGTTGCGCGACCCGGAGAACACATCAAAATACAGTGGCAACAATGAGGTGTGGGTGCAGGCTGAGCAGGATTTAAAAGACGCTGCCGATAAAATGCAATTGAATTATTTCATCGGTTTGGGCGAAGCCAGCTTCTACGGGCCAAAAATCGATTTTATCGTGCGCGACGCGATTGGCCGCAAATGGCAGCTCGGCACGGTTCAGGTCGACTATGTCATGCCGGAGCGTTTTGATTTGACCTATGTCGGTTCGGATGGTCAAAAGCATCGTCCGGTGGTTATTCATCGTGCGCCATTCGGTTCGTTGGAGCGCTTTATCGGCATTTTGATTGAAAACTTCGCTGGAAATTTCCCTGTCTGGCTCAGCCCGGTTCAAGTGATGGTGCTGCCCATTACGGACGATTTCCGCGATTACGCTCATAGTGTACTTCAGAAATTGCTTGATGCTGGCATTCGCGCCGAAATTGACGAGCGCGGTGAAAAAGTTGGCAAAAAGATTCGGGATGCCGAAATCAAGAAAATTCCATACATGTTTGTGGTAGGTGAGAAGGAAATGGCAGCAGCGTCCGTGGCTGTGCGCCGCCATAAAGAAGGTGACAAAGGTACGATGCCTTTGCAAGAGGCCATTAGGCTGCTTCAAACGGATATTTCTACGAAAAAAATAAGTTAGCTAAAGGATAAAACAAATCAGACCAAATCGCTAATAGCTATTTCTTAATAACCTTAAAGATAGGGTGAATGAAAAATTTGGCAGGAAAAAAGAGCAAATTTCGGGTAAATAATATGATTCATGTCCCGGAAGTTCGAGTTATTTTGGGAGACGGCCATCAGCAGATCATGAAAACACAGGAAGCTTTGCGTCAGGCACAGAAAGAAGGTCTCGACCTGATTGAAATACAGCCTAATGCAAAGCCTCCGGTGTGCCGAATTGTGGATTATGGGAAGTTCTTATATGAACAAGATAAGCGCGACAAAGAGCAGAAGAAAAAGCAGAAAGCCTCGTCGGTCAAAGAAGTGCGCTTTCATCCAAACACGGACACGCACGATTTTGATTTCAAAGCGGCTCATGCCGAAGAGTTTTTGAAAAAAGGCGATAAAGTGCGCGCAACGGTGGTTTTTCTTGGTCGTTCTATCATCTACACCGATCAAGGTTATGCGCTTTTGGAACGCCTTTCCGAGCGGCTGAGCTCGGTGGCCAAGCCGGAAGGACCAGCCAAGCTTGAAGGTAAAAACCTCTACGTTTTCTACGCGCCGGATAAGGCTAAAATTGTAGCGCTTGAACGCAAAGAAAAACAGGAAAAAGACGCTGAACAAAAGCTTTTGGCGGCTGAGCGCGAAGAACGCCTCAAAAAAATGAAAGACGCCGAAGAGAAAAGAAATGCCGAGCAGGAGTCCAGCAATTCATAGAGAGTTATTAAAAACGAATTAGTAAACATCAAAAAGATTCATAGTTATGCCGAAGATGAAATCGCATCGAGGCGCATGTAAGCGCTTTAAAGTTACCGGATCTG
Above is a window of Chloroherpeton thalassium ATCC 35110 DNA encoding:
- the infC gene encoding translation initiation factor IF-3, with translation MKNLAGKKSKFRVNNMIHVPEVRVILGDGHQQIMKTQEALRQAQKEGLDLIEIQPNAKPPVCRIVDYGKFLYEQDKRDKEQKKKQKASSVKEVRFHPNTDTHDFDFKAAHAEEFLKKGDKVRATVVFLGRSIIYTDQGYALLERLSERLSSVAKPEGPAKLEGKNLYVFYAPDKAKIVALERKEKQEKDAEQKLLAAEREERLKKMKDAEEKRNAEQESSNS